One window of the Solanum stenotomum isolate F172 chromosome 11, ASM1918654v1, whole genome shotgun sequence genome contains the following:
- the LOC125845395 gene encoding transcription factor bHLH122-like — protein sequence MDHSRVQQQPITSGLTRYRSAPSSYFSTLLTTTNPVTGGGCGYARDDFSHLQNSSASSSTDIEQVFARFVASIGNSNSNSGNFHTNQQIQENPTSNMNVRSDFTVPKQEVTPRLVRHRSSDYSLVSQMNYQNQSQQFISPVKKEPETDHASASQMKYQSQPQQIEKSREVTDKSFVFASSASLTPGSSGNSNLTRYNSSPAGFFAQINIENEYGAMRGIGSYGTGTNAATETSLSTPKSFKTQVGFSSGKPPASPRLMAPISEFRDKVLEEKSTGNEHKNDENCITDFPMPSWEDSHILSDDFLKAEDIEIEPYSNEDASHNQNSEGLARPPIPLSHHLSLPTSIMEKLLQDSVHLNVRAKRGCATHPRSIAERVRRTRISDRMRKLQELVPNMDKQTNTADMLDFAVDYIKELEKQVKILAEMRSKCTCINK from the exons atggaTCATAGTCGTGTTCAGCAGCAACCAATTACTTCTGGTTTAACTAGGTATCGATCTGCGCCAAGTTCTTATTTCTCGACCCTATTAACTACTACTAATCCTGTTACTGGTGGGGGTTGTGGTTATGCAAGAGATGATTTCTCTCACTTGCAAAATTCTAGTGCTTCTTCATCTACTGATATAGAGCAAGTTTTCGCTAGATTCGTAGCTAGTATTGGTAACTCCAACTCTAACTCAGGGAATTTCCATACAAATCAACAAATTCAGGAAAATCCCACGAGTAATATGAATGTTAGATCGGATTTTACTGTTCCAAAACAAGAGGTTACACCGCGATTAGTGCGGCATAGGAGTAGTGATTACTCTCTTGTTTCACAaatgaattatcaaaatcaGAGTCAACAGTTCATTTCACCTGTGAAAAAGGAACCAGAGACTGATCATGCTTCAGCTTCACAAATGAAATACCAAAGCCAACCTCAACAAATTGAGAAGTCAAGGGAAGTCACAGATAAGTCGTTTGTCTTCGCGAGTTCGGCTAGTTTGACACCTGGTAGTAGTGGTAATTCGAATCTTACCCGTTATAATAGTTCGCCTGCTGGATTCTTTGCTCAAATCAATATCGAAAATG AATATGGTGCTATGCGAGGAATAGGGAGTTATGGAACTGGTACTAATGCTGCTACAGAAACTTCATTGTCGACTCCGAAaagtttcaagactcaagttgGATTCTCATCCGGGAAACCTCCTGCTTCTCCCAGGCTAATGGCTCCAATCTCTGAATTTAGAGATAAAGTCTTGGAAGAAAAGAGCACGGGGAATGAACATAAAAACGATGAGAACTGCATTACAGATTTCCCCATGCCTTCTTGGGAAGATTCACACATTTTGTCTGACGATTTCCTCAAAGCTGAAGACATTGAGATTGAGCCATACTCTAATGAAGATGCATCCCATAATCAG AATAGTGAAGGGCTGGCTCGCCCGCCAATTCCCTTATCTCATCATTTGAGTTTGCCCACAAGTATCATGGAGAAGCTCTTGCAAGATTCAGTACACTTGAATGTCAGAGCAAAGAGGGGTTGTGCAACTCACCCTCGTAGCATTGCAGAAAGG GTGAGAAGAACACGAATAAGCGACAGAATGAGGAAGCTGCAAGAGCTTGTTCCCAACATGGACAAG CAAACAAACACAGCAGATATGTTGGATTTTGCAGTAGATTATATTAAAGAGCTGGAGAAACAAGTCAAG ATATTAGCAGAAATGCGCTCCAAATGTACGtgcataaataagtaa
- the LOC125845653 gene encoding uncharacterized protein LOC125845653, producing the protein MEPFRDPSELEQYRRKLGYRNALVNRASKIWIFWDDDYEGHIVADSVQQLTIKLTRYNTFVLVLAVYAKCSHEERIDLWEDLQHIAADSDISWVIGRDFNVILREEDKLGGLAFTQSEAADFAHFINNCGLSELKFSGSLFTWWNGGVEEECIFKRLDRVLVNQKFQDLYPSSEVHHLVRQGSNHAPLHMRYSTTEESHIRPFRFLHFWTKHRGFEEVVRQH; encoded by the coding sequence ATGGAACCATTTAGGGATCCCAGTGAACTAGAACAATATAGGAGAAAGCTGGGCTACAGAAATGCCTTAGTTAATAGGGCAAGCAAAATCTGGATTTTTTGGGATGACGATTATGAAGGACATATTGTAGCAGACTCGGTTCAACAGCTAACAATAAAATTAACTAGGTACAACACTTTTGTATTGGTTTTGGCAGTATATGCTAAATGTAGCCATGAGGAAAGAATAGACCTATGGGAAGATTTACAACACATAGCTGCCGACTCAGACATTTCTTGGGTTATAGGAAGAGATTTCAATGTGATTCTGAGGGAAGAAGATAAACTAGGAGGGTTAGCTTTTACTCAATCTGAAGCAGCTGACTTTGCTCATTTTATAAACAATTGCGGTTTGTCAGAACTAAAATTCTCAGGAAGTTTGTTCACATGGTGGAATGGAGGAGTAGAAGAGGAATGTATATTCAAGAGATTGGATAGGGTCCTGGTTAATCAAAAATTCCAAGACTTGTATCCGTCTAGTGAAGTTCATCATCTTGTGAGACAGGGATCAAATCATGCCCCACTACATATGCGCTATAGTACTACTGAGGAATCACATATCAGGCCCTTCAGATTCCTACACTTCTGGACTAAACATAGAGGCTTTGAGGAGGTGGTTCGACAGCACTAG
- the LOC125845654 gene encoding uncharacterized protein LOC125845654, producing MALAKWSKDTFGDIFQKIATLEDIIKAKEVQFELQPTPFNRSELSKAKAELRKYLVVKEEGTEVSDQIKTGDAAVEFYQDQFTEEGNNQEYDMLQNIPKLVTDEQNEEMTKLPSIEEVKKVVFTLNGDSESFKGFGMPKWDPKINHLAYADDTILFDSGERHSVIQMMKVLRDYERVSGQMVNKDKSFFYLHEKTPLIVTVRLRKLTGIRPGNFPFTYLGCPIYYGRKKKCYFEGLLKKVAARIFSWQNKFLSFGGKYILINHVLQSLPIYMLSTLSPPKGIIDQIHQMFAKFFWGNYAGVRGKHWVAWSEMCYPKKEGGLGFRSLFDTSNALFAKLWWVFRTQKSLWSTFMWNKYCKKHHPILAHNKGASHVWRNMVRVREDVEHEIWWQQKEGTASFWMDNWTKQGALYYIEPQGVDEEIEVKEMILNGQWNIARLRQLLSHDMVDCILENISPTMNMDDQDKAWWMGNAQGEFTIKSAFELTRKKREEKEWMNNIWLKGLPLKISFFFWRVRRQRIPTDDVLKRMRVNLVSKCHCCNVGEEETIQHLFLTAPIAQKLWKHFASCAGISLEGVHLQQLITIWWDWPGQHKVKQIFKAIPPIIMWELWKRRNARKHGKEVSYSRLLGQCLHTVQMLLKVMYPKLCEGFQNWQEMITKLSAYKPTLYYRLVYWXNYA from the exons ATGGCATTAGCAAAATGGAGTAAAGACACGTTTGGTGATATCTTCCAAAAGATAGCCACTTTGGAAGATATAATCAAGGCAAAAGAAGTGCAGTTTGAACTCCAACCAACTCCTTTTAACAGAAGTGAATTGAGCAAGGCCAAAGCAGAATTGAGGAAATATCTAGTAGTGAAAGAGGA AGGGACTGAAGTTTCTGATCAGATTAAAACGGGCGATGCAGCAGTTGAGTTTTATCAAGACCAATTCACAGAAGAGGGCAACAATCAGGAGTATGACATGCTACAAAATATCCCAAAGTTAGTTACAGATGAGCAGAACGAGGAGATGACTAAGCTTCCAAGTATTGAGGAAGTTAAAAAAGTGGTCTTTACTTTAAATGGAGACAGT GAGTCGTTTAAAGGATTTGGAATGCCAAAATGGGACCCTAAAATCAATCACTTAGCCTATGCAGATGACACAATCTTGTTCGATTCAGGGGAGAGGCATTCAGTGATCCAAATGATGAAGGTATTGAGGGACTATGAAAGAGTGTCGGGACAAATGGTCAACAAAGATAAGAGCTTTTTCTACCTGCATGAAAAGACTCCTTTAATTGTAACAGTCAGGTTGCGAAAGCTGACTGGAATCAGGCCTGGTAACTTTCCATTCACATATCTAGGTTGTCCTATTTACtatggaagaaagaaaaaatgttattttgaagGGTTACTCAAGAAAGTTGCTGCCAGAATTTTCTCATGGCAAAACAAATTCTTGTCATTTGGTGGAAAATACATTTTGATAAATCATGTACTGCAGTCCTTACCAATTTATATGCTATCAACACTGTCCCCACCAAAAGGTATTATAGATCAAATTCATCAGATGTTTGCTAAGTTCTTTTGGGGTAACTATGCTGGAGTAAGAGGAAAACATTGGGTTGCATGGTCGGAGATGTGCTATCCAAAGAAGGAAGGAGGTCTAGGCTTTAGATCCCTTTTTGATACATCAAATGCTCTCTTTGCTAAACTGTGGTGGGTTTTTAGAACTCAGAAATCATTGTGGAGCACATTCATGTGGAACAAATACTGCAAAAAACATCACCCCATATTGGCTCATAACAAGGGTGCATCACATGTATGGAGAAATATGGTACGAGTTAGGGAGGATGTAGAACACGAAATATGGTGGCAACAGAAAGAAGGTACTGCCAGCTTTTGGATGGATAACTGGACAAAACAAGGTGCTCTTTATTACATAGAACCACAAGGAGTAGATGAGGAAATAGAGGTTAAAGAGATGATCTTGAATGGGCAATGGAATATAGCAAGACTCCGTCAACTATTGTCCCATGATATGGTGGATTGTATACTGGAAAACATCAGTCCCACCATGAATATGGATGATCAAGATAAAGCTTGGTGGATGGGAAATGCTCAAGGAGAGTTCACTATTAAATCAGCTTTTGAGTTAACtcgaaagaaaagagaagagaaagaatGGATGAATAATATATGGCTCAAGGGGCTACCTCTTAAAATCTCGTTCTTTTTTTGGAGGGTCAGGAGACAAAGAATCCCCACAGATGATGTTCTCAAAAGAATGAGAGTAAATTTGGTATCAAAATGTCATTGTTGTAATGTGGGCGAGGAGGAAACTATACAACACCTTTTTCTAACAGCTCCCATAGCCCAAAAGCTATGGAAGCACTTTGCTTCATGTGCAGGTATTAGCTTAGAAGGAGTTCATTTGCAACAACTTATTACAATCTGGTGGGACTGGCCAGGACAACACAAGGTGAAGCAAATATTTAAGGCAATACCACCAATTATTATGTGGGAGCTGTGGAAGAGGAGAAATGCTCGAAAACATGGGAAAGAGGTGTCATATTCGAGGTTGCTGGGACAATGTCTACACACTGTCCAAATGCTACTGAAAGTGATGTACCCAAAGTTATGTGAAGGCTTTCAGAACTGGCAGGAAATGATTACAAAACTAAGCGCATATAAACCAACTTTGTACTATAGATTAGTGTATTGGNGTAACTATGCTTGA